The Sphingosinicella humi genome has a window encoding:
- a CDS encoding peroxiredoxin: MALRIGDPAPDFVADSTQGRINFHEWIGDSWAMLFSHPKDFTPICTTELGYLAKMQPEFERRNCKIIGLSVDPVDDHHRWLADITQVTGATVNYPIIADHDLEVAKRYDMLPAETPGSAEGRTAATNQTVRTVFLIGPDKLIKAMLVYPMSSGRNFFEVLRLLDSCQLTADYKVATPVNWSQGEDVIIVPSVSDEEAKALFPGGWKALTSYMRLVPQPGASDVTQEVELIEKPERV, from the coding sequence ATGGCGCTTCGCATAGGTGATCCGGCTCCCGATTTCGTCGCCGACAGCACGCAGGGAAGGATCAATTTCCATGAGTGGATCGGCGATTCATGGGCGATGCTCTTCTCGCATCCGAAGGACTTCACGCCCATCTGCACGACCGAGCTTGGCTATCTCGCCAAGATGCAGCCGGAGTTCGAGCGGCGCAATTGCAAGATCATCGGCCTTTCGGTCGATCCCGTCGACGATCACCATCGCTGGCTGGCCGACATCACCCAGGTCACGGGCGCAACCGTGAACTATCCGATCATTGCCGATCACGACCTCGAGGTCGCCAAGCGCTACGACATGCTCCCCGCCGAGACGCCCGGCAGTGCCGAAGGACGGACGGCGGCCACCAACCAGACCGTCCGCACCGTTTTCCTGATCGGGCCGGACAAGCTCATCAAGGCGATGCTCGTCTACCCGATGAGCAGCGGCCGGAACTTCTTCGAAGTGCTGCGGCTGCTCGATTCCTGCCAACTGACGGCGGACTACAAGGTCGCGACTCCGGTCAACTGGTCGCAGGGCGAGGATGTGATCATCGTGCCGTCTGTTTCGGACGAGGAGGCGAAGGCGCTCTTCCCCGGCGGCTGGAAGGCGCTCACGTCCTATATGCGGCTTGTGCCGCAGCCGGGCGCATCGGACGTAACGCAGGAGGTGGAGCTTATAGAGAAGCCCGAGCGGGTATAA
- a CDS encoding MBL fold metallo-hydrolase: MIFHQIGNGGCQSYLLGCPDKCTAILIDPSLAQLDRYRGLLAREGLTLRYVVDTHTHADHFSAARQLKEDFGVPAVMHRESMAPYADLRLDDGDMLIVGDIRLQALHTPGHTSDSLCLLAGDRVFTGDTLHVGGTGRTDLPTGDPDALYDSLFNRLLTLDAEIHVYPGHDYSGRQSSTIGREMAENPRLQKRERQAFIEMMDRLNLSAPQHMTEALRTNMGGGKTVDQLLAEASARVPFMSLSELRARLGERRNDFVILDVRERASYDTAHIPGARNLPRGQLELRVNHDLPDPTLRIVTVCEYGKVSTLAAATLRELGFRRATALDGGMKAWRELDYPVEEGHGSAWVGELSPEI, translated from the coding sequence ATGATCTTCCACCAGATCGGAAATGGCGGTTGCCAGTCCTACCTGCTGGGCTGCCCCGACAAATGCACGGCCATCCTGATCGACCCGTCGCTGGCCCAGCTCGACCGTTATCGCGGCCTGCTGGCGCGGGAAGGCCTCACCCTTCGCTATGTCGTCGACACCCATACCCATGCCGATCATTTCTCGGCGGCGCGGCAGCTGAAGGAGGATTTCGGCGTCCCCGCCGTGATGCATCGGGAGAGCATGGCGCCCTACGCCGATCTCCGCCTCGACGACGGCGACATGCTGATCGTCGGCGACATCCGCCTGCAGGCGCTCCACACGCCCGGGCACACCAGCGATTCCCTGTGCCTGCTGGCCGGCGACCGGGTGTTCACGGGCGATACGCTGCATGTCGGCGGCACCGGCCGCACGGACCTTCCCACCGGCGATCCCGACGCCCTCTACGACAGCCTCTTCAACCGTCTCCTCACCCTCGATGCCGAGATTCATGTCTATCCCGGCCACGACTATTCGGGGCGACAGTCGAGCACGATCGGCCGCGAGATGGCCGAGAATCCGCGCCTTCAGAAGCGGGAACGCCAGGCCTTCATCGAGATGATGGATCGGCTGAACCTGTCAGCCCCCCAGCATATGACTGAAGCGCTGCGGACCAACATGGGCGGCGGCAAGACGGTCGACCAGTTGCTGGCCGAAGCGTCGGCCAGGGTGCCCTTCATGTCTCTGTCGGAGCTTCGCGCGCGCCTCGGCGAGCGCCGCAACGATTTCGTGATCCTCGACGTGCGGGAGCGCGCTTCCTACGACACCGCCCATATCCCCGGCGCCCGGAACCTGCCGCGTGGCCAATTGGAGCTCCGCGTCAACCACGACCTTCCCGATCCGACACTGCGCATCGTCACGGTCTGCGAATATGGCAAGGTCTCCACCTTGGCCGCGGCCACCCTGCGAGAGCTCGGCTTCCGCCGCGCCACGGCGCTGGATGGCGGCATGAAGGCCTGGCGCGAGCTGGACTACCCGGTGGAGGAGGGACATGGCTCGGCCTGGGTCGGCGAGCTGTCTCCAGAGATTTAA
- a CDS encoding FAD/NAD(P)-binding protein: protein MHVAVIGGGFSGTMAAIHLLRNNHCRVTLIERRDRVAAGAAYSTQEPAHLLNVRAANMSAFADAPSHFADWLERATGQPADSYAERRLYGRYLAELLAAQSPDERLTILHDEAVALEKNSGGLTVTLSSGSDLHCDCVIVASGNVATNRPSFPLQSRRLVENPWSEDGQEALREIAEKQGDVMLLGTGLTMVDMCLSLRTRGFAGRIIATSRRGLAPLAHQAFTPAPLAAAPAPRLSDLLRQTRNRAESHGWRAAVDALRPHSAALWQGFSIEEQRRFLRHLRPYWDVHRHRIAPAVAGMLDDLSLKGSLEIVAGRIAHIHDDGSSLDVSIAHRGDGRSVDRRVEALINCTGLAADIGATTDPLLRQMIDSGMARPDRLRLGLDVDPFSRVTDGDGTPHDNVFAIGPITRGRFWEIVAVPDIREQISLLTARIADAAAPCLEAEPS from the coding sequence GTGCACGTCGCCGTCATAGGCGGCGGCTTCAGCGGCACGATGGCCGCGATTCACCTGCTGCGAAACAATCATTGCCGTGTGACGCTGATCGAGCGTCGCGACCGGGTTGCGGCCGGGGCCGCCTATTCGACGCAGGAGCCCGCCCATCTTCTGAATGTGCGGGCGGCGAACATGAGCGCCTTCGCCGATGCACCGTCGCATTTCGCCGATTGGCTGGAGCGTGCGACGGGCCAGCCGGCGGACAGCTATGCCGAGCGGCGTCTATATGGCCGCTACCTCGCCGAGCTGCTCGCGGCCCAGTCGCCCGACGAACGGCTGACGATCCTTCACGATGAGGCCGTCGCTCTCGAAAAGAACAGCGGCGGACTGACGGTCACCCTTTCCTCCGGAAGCGACCTTCACTGCGACTGCGTAATAGTGGCGAGCGGGAACGTCGCGACCAACCGCCCGTCCTTTCCGCTCCAGAGCCGCCGCCTGGTCGAAAATCCCTGGAGCGAAGATGGACAAGAGGCGCTCCGAGAGATCGCCGAGAAGCAGGGCGACGTCATGCTGCTCGGCACGGGCCTCACCATGGTCGACATGTGCCTGTCGCTCAGGACCAGGGGTTTTGCCGGCCGCATCATCGCCACGTCGCGCCGGGGCCTGGCCCCGCTCGCGCATCAGGCGTTCACGCCCGCGCCACTGGCGGCTGCGCCCGCGCCCCGGTTGAGCGATCTCCTTCGGCAGACCAGGAACCGGGCGGAAAGTCATGGCTGGCGCGCCGCCGTCGACGCCCTTCGACCGCACAGTGCTGCCTTGTGGCAAGGCTTTTCGATTGAGGAGCAGCGCCGTTTCCTGCGCCACCTGAGGCCCTATTGGGACGTGCACCGTCACAGGATCGCGCCGGCCGTGGCGGGGATGCTGGACGATCTTAGCCTCAAAGGAAGCCTCGAAATCGTCGCCGGCCGCATCGCTCATATACATGACGACGGTTCGTCGCTCGATGTCAGCATCGCGCACCGGGGCGACGGGCGGTCCGTCGACAGACGCGTGGAGGCGCTCATCAACTGCACCGGCCTCGCTGCCGATATTGGCGCGACGACCGACCCGCTGCTCCGCCAGATGATCGACAGCGGCATGGCGCGGCCGGACAGGCTGCGGCTCGGCCTCGATGTCGATCCGTTTTCCCGTGTCACCGATGGCGACGGGACGCCCCATGACAATGTTTTCGCGATCGGGCCGATCACCCGGGGACGATTCTGGGAGATTGTCGCCGTGCCCGATATTCGAGAGCAGATCAGCCTTTTGACAGCCCGGATCGCGGATGCCGCGGCGCCCTGCCTCGAGGCGGAACCCTCTTAA
- a CDS encoding citrate synthase: MADSKASLTVHDKSHDYDVLSGSVGPDVIDIRKLYGQTGAFTFDPGFTSTASCESKLTYIDGDKGVLLHRGYPIDQLAEHSTFMEVAYLLLRGELPKRKELDQFTYTISRHTMLHEQLIQFYRGFRRDAHPMAIMCGVVGALSAFYHDSTDITDPDQRMIASHRLIAKMPTIAAMAYKYSVGQPFMYPDNSLGYSGNFLRMTFGVPAEPFEVNPVVEQAMRTIFILHADHEQNASTSTVRLAGSSGANPFACIAAGIACLWGPAHGGANEAALNMLREIGTPDRIPEYIARAKDKDDPFRLMGFGHRVYKNYDPRAKVMQKTAEAVLKEMGVNDPIFDVARELEQIALNDEYFIEKKLYPNVDFYSGVILSAIGFPTSMFTALFALARTVGWVAQWNEMISDPDQKIGRPRQLYTGPTQRDYVPVDRR, encoded by the coding sequence ATGGCGGACAGCAAGGCCAGCCTCACCGTCCACGACAAGAGCCACGACTATGACGTGCTGTCAGGGTCGGTAGGTCCCGACGTCATCGACATCCGCAAGCTCTACGGCCAGACCGGCGCCTTCACCTTCGATCCCGGCTTCACCTCGACGGCCAGCTGCGAATCCAAGCTGACCTACATCGACGGCGACAAAGGCGTCCTGCTCCATCGCGGCTATCCGATCGACCAGCTGGCAGAGCATTCGACCTTCATGGAGGTCGCCTATCTTCTCCTGCGCGGCGAGCTGCCGAAGCGGAAAGAGCTCGACCAGTTCACCTACACCATTTCGCGCCACACCATGCTGCACGAGCAGCTCATCCAGTTCTATCGCGGCTTTCGGCGCGACGCCCATCCGATGGCGATCATGTGCGGCGTGGTGGGGGCTCTGTCGGCTTTCTATCACGATTCCACCGACATCACCGATCCCGACCAGCGGATGATCGCGAGCCACCGGCTGATCGCCAAGATGCCGACCATCGCGGCGATGGCGTATAAATATTCGGTCGGCCAGCCCTTCATGTATCCCGACAACAGCCTCGGCTATTCGGGCAATTTCCTGCGCATGACCTTCGGCGTTCCGGCCGAGCCGTTCGAGGTCAACCCGGTCGTCGAGCAGGCGATGCGGACGATCTTCATCCTCCACGCCGATCACGAGCAGAATGCGTCGACCTCGACGGTGCGCCTCGCCGGATCCTCGGGGGCCAATCCCTTTGCCTGCATCGCCGCCGGCATCGCCTGCCTCTGGGGCCCTGCCCATGGCGGCGCCAATGAGGCTGCGCTCAACATGCTGCGCGAGATCGGCACGCCCGACCGGATCCCGGAATATATCGCCCGCGCCAAGGACAAGGACGATCCGTTCCGCCTGATGGGCTTCGGCCATCGCGTCTACAAGAATTACGATCCGCGCGCGAAGGTGATGCAGAAGACGGCGGAGGCGGTGCTGAAGGAAATGGGCGTCAACGACCCCATTTTCGACGTCGCCCGCGAGCTCGAGCAGATCGCCCTCAACGACGAATATTTCATCGAGAAGAAGCTCTACCCGAACGTCGATTTCTATTCGGGCGTGATCCTCTCGGCGATCGGCTTCCCGACCTCGATGTTCACCGCCCTCTTCGCCCTCGCCCGCACCGTCGGCTGGGTGGCGCAGTGGAACGAGATGATCTCCGATCCCGACCAGAAGATCGGCCGTCCCCGCCAGCTCTACACCGGCCCGACCCAGCGGGATTATGTGCCGGTGGACAGGCGGTAA
- the gltX gene encoding glutamate--tRNA ligase yields MSATTESRPVITRFAPSPTGFLHIGGARTALFNWLFARHHGGKFLLRIEDTDQARSTQAAIDAILDGMKWLGLDWHGHEYYQSQFAARHAEVAQELLARGQAYRCYMTQEELADQRAKAQAERRPFKVNSVWRDCSADAPTPDAPFVIRLKAPREGETVIEDRVQGRVAVQNSEIDDFILLRSDGTPTYMLAVVVDDHDMGVTHVIRGDDHLNNAFRQLGIIRAMGWPEPIYAHVPLIHGQDGAKMSKRHGATGVESYRDELGMLPEALSNYLLRLGWGHGDEEIISREDAIKWFDLDHVGRSPSRFDLKKLENLNGHYIREAANGRLAGLAAPRLAEALGREVSDDELALLAEAMEGLKPRAKNLNELADGAAFLFKTVPLDVDERAAALLEGQAPDLLALVHAALAALPDWTAEATERAVRGVSEAAGVKLGQVAQPLRAALTGRATSPGIFDVLVLLGRDESLARIADKMTNKEQ; encoded by the coding sequence TTGAGCGCAACCACCGAATCCCGCCCGGTCATAACCCGTTTCGCGCCTTCGCCGACCGGCTTCCTGCATATCGGCGGCGCCCGCACCGCCCTGTTCAACTGGCTATTCGCCCGCCATCACGGCGGGAAGTTCCTGTTGAGGATCGAGGATACCGACCAGGCCCGCTCCACCCAGGCGGCGATCGACGCCATCCTCGACGGCATGAAGTGGCTCGGCCTCGATTGGCACGGGCATGAATATTACCAGTCCCAATTCGCCGCCCGGCACGCCGAAGTGGCGCAGGAGCTGCTGGCGCGCGGGCAGGCCTATCGCTGCTACATGACCCAGGAAGAGCTTGCCGACCAGCGGGCCAAAGCTCAGGCCGAGCGGCGGCCGTTCAAGGTGAACAGCGTCTGGCGCGATTGTTCGGCCGATGCGCCGACGCCGGATGCGCCCTTCGTCATTCGCCTGAAGGCGCCGCGGGAGGGCGAGACGGTGATCGAGGACCGGGTGCAGGGCCGGGTCGCCGTGCAGAACAGCGAGATCGACGATTTCATCCTGCTCCGCTCGGATGGAACGCCGACCTACATGCTCGCGGTCGTCGTCGACGATCACGACATGGGCGTCACCCACGTCATCCGCGGCGACGACCATTTGAACAACGCCTTCCGGCAGCTCGGCATCATCCGCGCCATGGGCTGGCCGGAGCCGATCTATGCCCATGTGCCGCTGATCCACGGCCAGGACGGCGCCAAGATGTCGAAGCGGCACGGCGCCACCGGCGTCGAGAGCTACCGCGACGAGCTCGGCATGCTCCCGGAGGCGCTGTCCAACTATCTGCTGCGCCTCGGCTGGGGGCATGGCGACGAGGAGATCATCTCCCGCGAAGACGCGATCAAATGGTTCGATCTCGACCATGTCGGCCGCTCCCCATCCCGCTTCGATTTGAAGAAGCTGGAGAATTTGAACGGCCACTATATCCGCGAAGCGGCGAATGGCCGCCTGGCGGGGCTGGCAGCGCCGAGACTGGCGGAAGCGCTCGGGCGGGAGGTCAGCGATGACGAGCTGGCCCTCCTCGCCGAAGCGATGGAAGGGCTGAAGCCCCGCGCCAAGAATCTCAACGAATTGGCCGACGGCGCTGCCTTTCTTTTCAAAACCGTTCCTCTGGACGTGGACGAACGCGCCGCGGCGTTGCTAGAGGGACAGGCACCGGACCTGCTCGCCCTCGTCCATGCGGCCCTCGCCGCGCTTCCGGATTGGACGGCCGAGGCGACGGAGCGGGCCGTGAGGGGAGTATCCGAGGCGGCCGGCGTGAAGCTTGGTCAGGTGGCGCAGCCGCTTCGCGCGGCGCTCACCGGGCGGGCGACCTCGCCGGGAATTTTCGACGTGCTGGTGCTGCTGGGCCGAGACGAAAGCCTGGCGCGCATAGCGGACAAGATGACGAACAAGGAGCAATAA